One Labrus mixtus chromosome 22, fLabMix1.1, whole genome shotgun sequence genomic window carries:
- the LOC132956589 gene encoding high affinity choline transporter 1-like isoform X1, whose product MAVNWPGLLSIGVFYMIVLGTGIWASRKSKREEKKCTGNRSEVTMVGGRNLNIWVSIFTMTATWVGGGYILGNAEVVYDPTKGLVWATGPIAFSINMIIGALFFVTPIRSKNYVTLMDPFQEKYGNTVSAVLFIPALIGDILWIACILGALGGTVSVVMDISSPLAVSISASVAVLYTLMGGLYSVAYTDVIQLTLMLLGLWLCVPFILTSPTSANITVAAVTKLYQEPWLGTLELEQSGRWIDDVLLLAFGGICYQAFYQRVLSTATDAQAKITCYAGAVLCPFLGIPSLIIGAAAASTNWNQTTYGSPSPFEQGKSGMILPIALQHLCPVFVSLVGMGALAASVMSSVDSALLSAASQLGRNIFKNIIYKQASEKTIILVVKVSIFLCGLMGAGLAMTTSSIHLFWIVSADVLYSMMTPQVTCIFYLSKWTNKYGALSGLVVAVLLRALVGEPVIGLPDLLPLPWDKIQDDGHRYRLFPFRTAIMLITIGTILLVSQLAVRLCEKRGKRDAKADPNLHAMVPLRMDVEEQEKLNTEQSCPCNEAMSTGTNVEDSL is encoded by the exons ATGGCGGTGAATTGGCCAGGCCTGCTGTCCATAGGAGTGTTTTACATGATCGTACTGGGCACAGGTATCTGGGCATCCAGAAAGTCTAAACGGGAAGAGAAGAAGTGCACTGGAAACCGCAGTGAAGTAACAATGGTTGGAGGGCGGAACCTTAACATCTGGGTCAGCATCTTTACTATGACAG CCACTTGGGTGGGAGGAGGTTATATTTTGGGAAATGCTGAAGTGGTCTACGATCCAACAAAGGGGCTGGTGTGGGCAACCGGACCCATTGCTTTTTCCATTAACATGATTATAG GTGCACTCTTCTTTGTCACACCGATCCGGTCAAAGAACTATGTCACCCTCATGGACCCGTTTCAAGAGAAGTATGGCAACACTGTATCCGCTGTTCTTTTCATTCCTGCCCTCATTGGTGATATCTTGTGGATAGCATGTATTCTTGGTGCACTGG GAGGGACGGTAAGTGTGGTCATGGATATCTCGTCTCCACTGGCTGTGAGCATTTCTGCTTCTGTGGCAGTCCTCTATACGTTAATGGGAGGGCTGTACTCCGTGGCCTATACCGATGTCATCCAGCTCACCCTCATGCTCCTGGGCTTG TGGCTCTGTGTGCCTTTTATCTTGACAAGCCCCACCTCAGCTAACATCACTGTTGCTGCGGTCACCAAGTTGTACCAGGAGCCATGGCTCGGCACGCTGGAGCTGGAACAATCGGGTCGATGGATAGATGACGTTCTGCTTCTG GCCTTTGGAGGAATTTGCTACCAAGCTTTCTACCAGAGAGTCCTGTCCACAGCCACAGATGCCCAAGCTAAGATCACCTGCTATGCTGGAGCAGTATTATGCCCCTTCCTCGGCATCCCATCACTTATCAttggggcagcagcagcatctacCA ATTGGAACCAGACGACCTACGGTTCACCCAGCCCGTTTGAACAGGGCAAATCTGGTATGATCTTGCCAATAGCCCTTCAGCATCTTTGCCCCGTCTTCGTCTCACTTGTTGGTATGGGAGCGCTTGCtgcctctgtgatgtcatcagttgACTCTGCACTTCTGTCTGCTGCATCTCAACTGGGCCGAAATATATTTAAGAACATTATCTACAAACAG GCATcagaaaaaacaattattttggTTGTTAAAGTATCAATCTTCCTGTGCGGGCTGATGGGAGCAGGCCTGGCCATGACAACAAGTTCTATCCACCTTTTCTGGATCGTCAGTGCGGATGTTTTGTATTCGATGATGACTCCCCAAGTGACTTGCATCTTCTACTTATCAAAGTGGACAAACAAATATGGAGCCTTATCTGGTCTCGTGGTAGCAGTACTACTAAGGGCTCTGGTCGGGGAACCTGTGATCGGACTCCCTGACTTGCTGCCTCTGCCATGGGACAAAATACAGGACGACGGACACCGATATCGCTTGTTCCCCTTTCGCACTGCCATCATGCTCATTACCATCGGGACTATTTTACTAGTGTCACAACTTGCTGTGCGTTTGTGTgagaagagagggaaaagggACGCTAAGGCAGACCCAAACTTGCATGCCATGGTACCACTCCGAATGGATGTAGAGGAACAGGAGAAACTGAATACAGAACAAAGTTGTCCTTGCAATGAAGCCATGAGTACAGGGACAAATGTTGAGGATTCGTTATAA
- the LOC132956589 gene encoding high affinity choline transporter 1-like isoform X2 — protein sequence MAVNWPGLLSIGVFYMIVLGTGIWASRKSKREEKKCTGNRSEVTMVGGRNLNIWVSIFTMTGALFFVTPIRSKNYVTLMDPFQEKYGNTVSAVLFIPALIGDILWIACILGALGGTVSVVMDISSPLAVSISASVAVLYTLMGGLYSVAYTDVIQLTLMLLGLWLCVPFILTSPTSANITVAAVTKLYQEPWLGTLELEQSGRWIDDVLLLAFGGICYQAFYQRVLSTATDAQAKITCYAGAVLCPFLGIPSLIIGAAAASTNWNQTTYGSPSPFEQGKSGMILPIALQHLCPVFVSLVGMGALAASVMSSVDSALLSAASQLGRNIFKNIIYKQASEKTIILVVKVSIFLCGLMGAGLAMTTSSIHLFWIVSADVLYSMMTPQVTCIFYLSKWTNKYGALSGLVVAVLLRALVGEPVIGLPDLLPLPWDKIQDDGHRYRLFPFRTAIMLITIGTILLVSQLAVRLCEKRGKRDAKADPNLHAMVPLRMDVEEQEKLNTEQSCPCNEAMSTGTNVEDSL from the exons ATGGCGGTGAATTGGCCAGGCCTGCTGTCCATAGGAGTGTTTTACATGATCGTACTGGGCACAGGTATCTGGGCATCCAGAAAGTCTAAACGGGAAGAGAAGAAGTGCACTGGAAACCGCAGTGAAGTAACAATGGTTGGAGGGCGGAACCTTAACATCTGGGTCAGCATCTTTACTATGACAG GTGCACTCTTCTTTGTCACACCGATCCGGTCAAAGAACTATGTCACCCTCATGGACCCGTTTCAAGAGAAGTATGGCAACACTGTATCCGCTGTTCTTTTCATTCCTGCCCTCATTGGTGATATCTTGTGGATAGCATGTATTCTTGGTGCACTGG GAGGGACGGTAAGTGTGGTCATGGATATCTCGTCTCCACTGGCTGTGAGCATTTCTGCTTCTGTGGCAGTCCTCTATACGTTAATGGGAGGGCTGTACTCCGTGGCCTATACCGATGTCATCCAGCTCACCCTCATGCTCCTGGGCTTG TGGCTCTGTGTGCCTTTTATCTTGACAAGCCCCACCTCAGCTAACATCACTGTTGCTGCGGTCACCAAGTTGTACCAGGAGCCATGGCTCGGCACGCTGGAGCTGGAACAATCGGGTCGATGGATAGATGACGTTCTGCTTCTG GCCTTTGGAGGAATTTGCTACCAAGCTTTCTACCAGAGAGTCCTGTCCACAGCCACAGATGCCCAAGCTAAGATCACCTGCTATGCTGGAGCAGTATTATGCCCCTTCCTCGGCATCCCATCACTTATCAttggggcagcagcagcatctacCA ATTGGAACCAGACGACCTACGGTTCACCCAGCCCGTTTGAACAGGGCAAATCTGGTATGATCTTGCCAATAGCCCTTCAGCATCTTTGCCCCGTCTTCGTCTCACTTGTTGGTATGGGAGCGCTTGCtgcctctgtgatgtcatcagttgACTCTGCACTTCTGTCTGCTGCATCTCAACTGGGCCGAAATATATTTAAGAACATTATCTACAAACAG GCATcagaaaaaacaattattttggTTGTTAAAGTATCAATCTTCCTGTGCGGGCTGATGGGAGCAGGCCTGGCCATGACAACAAGTTCTATCCACCTTTTCTGGATCGTCAGTGCGGATGTTTTGTATTCGATGATGACTCCCCAAGTGACTTGCATCTTCTACTTATCAAAGTGGACAAACAAATATGGAGCCTTATCTGGTCTCGTGGTAGCAGTACTACTAAGGGCTCTGGTCGGGGAACCTGTGATCGGACTCCCTGACTTGCTGCCTCTGCCATGGGACAAAATACAGGACGACGGACACCGATATCGCTTGTTCCCCTTTCGCACTGCCATCATGCTCATTACCATCGGGACTATTTTACTAGTGTCACAACTTGCTGTGCGTTTGTGTgagaagagagggaaaagggACGCTAAGGCAGACCCAAACTTGCATGCCATGGTACCACTCCGAATGGATGTAGAGGAACAGGAGAAACTGAATACAGAACAAAGTTGTCCTTGCAATGAAGCCATGAGTACAGGGACAAATGTTGAGGATTCGTTATAA
- the LOC132956479 gene encoding putative zinc finger protein 66 has protein sequence MDQVLSYGNQEHATRQAAEVRHLDQTFLQTSQRELSGTVEVLGRSLSVSSLCLLVPTLRLMCGFAWQVVQRCNVMHYGKVEELVRVATELAPDLLTPREKVQILLRLRARVVLDLCAREITANQLSIQPHLTVIKNITTGCTCNQEEREELENSKTNFMEVIQRLLEDKEERKMFFKEVFPLHYGQQYEAKLKTLVWKFISRLDSLLPVPDIKQTAEWLGSAPAVMEECGRLVLEPAELKALFSFQQQQSGFTNKYRSHTGNMFLPRLSLPPKPNQERSSEQQGLSAVDKGDGHFYCSKDEEPVEENTNAVTPTQQDCNKADEVLMLKDEEMKELTTENSSNSTNHTPLGQQTCFLCSYSDDQVTGLMRHMREAHPVQKPSRLQPKEEETDKASKKASADTCASETKSTAFPCEYCGKVFRYVSKLRGHMKTHTLPFHCDKCDKKYASMSSLYVHQMNHTGELPYLCSHCGRGFKTSGSLSAHVHIHTGERRYKCHICGKTSIQHLARHMRMHRGEKNYLCTECGKAFLSSGELKLHMRYHTGERPYKCKHCGKGFVAKCLLTVHMRRHTGESPYKCLVCPKAFHTLRAQKKHMKIHSNLKSFQCLKCGKIFRHADTYKMHVKTHK, from the exons ATGGATCAAGTCCTCAGTTATGGAAACCAAGAGCATGCAACCAGACAAGCAGCTGAAGTCAGACATTTAGACCAGACGTTTCTGCAGACGTCACAGCGAGAGCTTTCTGGCACAGTGGAAGTCTTGG GTCGCAGCTTGTCCGTCTCCTCGCTGTGTCTCCTGGTTCCCACGCTGCGTCTCATGTGTGGCTTCGCCTGGCAAGTGGTCCAGCGTTGTAACGTGATGCATTATGGGAAGGTGGAGGAGCTGGTGAGGGTGGCGACGGAGCTGGCTCCAGATCTGCTGACACCCAGGGAGAAAGTACAAATCCTGCTTCGACTTAGGGCTAGG GTGGTGTTGGACTTGTGTGCCAGAGAGATCACAGCCAACCAGTTGAGCATCCAGCCTCACCTGACGGTCATTAAGAACATCACGACTGGCTGCACATGTAATCAGGAG gaacgagaggagcTGGAAAATTCAAAGACAAACTTTATGGAGGTCATTCAGAGACTGCTGGAggataaagaagaaagaaagatgttCTTCAAG GAAGTCTTTCCTCTCCATTACGGCCAGCAGTATGAagccaaattaaaaacattagtGTGGAAGTTCATCTCTAGACTTGACAGTCTTCTACCTGTTCCAGATATAAAACAG ACTGCTGAGTGGCTCGGCTCTGCCCCCGCTGTCATGGAGGAATGTGGACGGCTGGTTTTGGAGCCAGCCGAGCTGAAAGCCCTCTTCAGTTTTCAACAACAGCAATCAGGATTCACCAACAAAT ATCGTTCCCATACTGGAAATATGTTTTTGCCAAgactttctcttcctcccaAACCAAACCAAGAACGTTCTTCAGAGCAACAGGGTTTGTCTGCAGTTGACAAAGGCGATGGACACTTTTATTGTAGCAAGGACGAGGAGCCTGTTGAGGAAAACACAAATGCTGTTACACCGACTCAGCAAGACTGCAACAAAGCAGATGAAGTCCTGATGCTGAAAGATGAAGAAATGAAAGAGCTCACCACTGAAAACAGTTCAA ATTCCACCAATCATACGCCTTTAGGACAGCAGACTTGCTTTCTGTGCTCATACTCTGACGACCAAGTCACAGGTCTTATGCGGCACATGAGGGAGGCGCATCCCGTTCAAAAACCCAGCAGACTTCagccaaaagaagaagagacggATAAAGCCTCTAAGAAAGCGAGCGCAGACACGTGCGCGTCTGAGACCAAGAGCACGGCATTCCCTTGCGAGTACTGTGGGAAGGTCTTCAGGTATGTGTCGAAGCTGCGGGgccacatgaagacacacacactgccgtTCCACTGCGACAAGTGCGACAAGAAATACGCCTCGATGTCCTCCCTGTACGTCCACCAGATGAACCACACGGGTGAGCTGCCGTATTTGTGCTCGCACTGCGGTCGAGGGTTCAAGACCTCCGGCAGCCTGAGCGCGCAcgtccacatacacacaggagagagacgCTACAAGTGTCACATTTGCGGGAAGACGTCAATCCAGCATCTCGCGAGACACATGCGGATGCACCGCGGGGAGAAGAACTACCTGTGCACAGAATGCGGGAAGGCCTTTCTCTCCTCCGGGGAGTTGAAGCTACACATGAGGTATCACACCGGCGAGCGTCCGTACAAGTGCAAACACTGCGGGAAAGGTTTCGTAGCAAAGTGCCTTTTGACGGTTCACATGCGCAGACACACAGGGGAGAGTCCTTACAAGTGTTTAGTGTGCCCGAAGGCGTTTCATACTTTGAGGgcacagaaaaaacacatgaagatcCACTCCAACTTAAAGTCGTTCCAGTGTTTGAAGTGTGGTAAAATATTCAGGCATGCGGACACTTACAAAATGCAcgttaaaacacacaaatga
- the LOC132956791 gene encoding zinc finger and SCAN domain-containing protein 29-like, translating into MNFHVNWTDEETQELLKVWSEEKIQVGLGESVRNERVYGEVSRRLAAMEMYRSAKQCRDKVKKLKLEYRKTKKHSEESWDIKKNFKWYDALDSIMREEPASREDHVLPAAMIQKFMISDQETSLAIKTEIPGSCSNSYTTSQSAEETPSPTETKEDPGLYIVQVEDVDVPSTSTSVKSAALRTSLKGKSNQVVRGIQPEEKQSYVFTQY; encoded by the exons atgaaCTTCCACGTGAACTGGACTGATGAAGAGACTCAGGAACTCCTCAAAGTGTGGTCTGAAGAAAAGATTCAGGTGGGCCTGGGGGAATCTGTTAGAAATGAGAGAGTTTATGGAGAGGTGTCCAGGAGACTGGCTGCTATGGAGATGTATCGTTCTGCAAAACAGTGCAGAGACAAGGTCAAGAAGCTGAAACTTGAATAcaggaagacaaagaaacacagtgAAGAAAGTTGGGATATCAAAAAGAACTTCAAGTGGTACGATGCTTTGGACTCTATCATGAGGGAAGAGCCAGCGAGCAGAGAAGACCATGTACTGCCAGCCGCCATGATACAGAAGTTCATGATTTCTGACCAGGAAACAA GTTTAGCCATCAAAACAGAAATTCCCGGAAGCTGCAGCAACTCCTACACGACCTCTCAGTCAGCAGAAGAAACGCCTTCGCCCACAGAGACCAAAGAAGACCCGGGTCTCTACATCGTTCAAGTGGAAGATGTTGACGTTCCGTCCACGAGCACGTCAGTGAAGTCCGCTGCCCTGCGCACGTCACTCAAAGGCAAGTCAAATCAAGTCGTAAGAGGGATACAgcctgaggaaaaacaaagcTATGTGTTCACACAATACTAA
- the si:dkey-14d8.1 gene encoding zinc finger protein 892 isoform X1 yields MEKRSDTSGAIPLASLRLMTSPLQLTYSFMWQVIRQRNVKLYGKVEEFVTMVTQTVPELMGFKQTAQLLLGLRARIILDLLHKEGPADAKAIQTLINKLKVSASLGKDSEVEKSQTNFMVLVQNLLKNTAERKRFFQEVFPVQYGTKFDTALQALTAGLVCKLEQLLPVPNLTQLGAMISTAAVLEACGGFIPTHGDLKTLLLHQQAKGLLGVKATISSSVGDCVLSSLAFRPKPVEPPPPPPPPPPPPQPPTESPKQLEATLNQTSFSDTEDMGVMSDDSDSPAAQTTEPQSEGQNSSDVSASKNKNIETTAQSNKSVQEKSSTQEQSATTVKNREEGTPNKPEGQRVPDLKSIPLRVVKVPIKTVPLQKATDGQKPQTQRVTLHQWVSQIATNSLSLPALPPLPPPKYGLEDDIRPSIRRKKQIRPPADRFACNVCDKSFPYQSKLMDHERIHTGEKPFVCTACNKSFRTQAFLNNHLKTHNAVRPYACGQCGKCFTKLQSLTKHMLAHSGQKPFYCEICNKGFTQSTYFKRHMECHTSEMTFPCKQCDKCFPTAFKLSNHERWHTRDRPHMCERCGKRFLVPSLLKRHMGYHIGDRQYLCSQCGKTFVYLSDLKRHQQDHVPKAKIPCPVCQKKFSSKYCLRVHMRIHTRERPYHCSICEKTFTQVGNLKVHIRLHTNERPFSCDVCGKTYKLASHLNVHKRTHTCKKPWTCDTCGKGFSVPGLLKKHEQLHTRDANPDFSGKRRHRGKHKKHPLKRKYDEEDEGSDDY; encoded by the exons ATGGAGAAACGCTCTGATACTTCAG GTGCCATCCCCCTGGCCTCCCTCCGCTTGATGACCTCCCCTCTGCAGCTGACTTACTCGTTCATGTGGCAGGTCATACGGCAGAGAAACGTGAAGCTGTACGGCAAAGTGGAGGAGTTTGTGACCATGGTGACGCAGACTGTTCCGGAGCTCATGGGCTTCAAGCAGACtgcccagctcctcctgggtTTGAGAGCAAGG ATCATTTTGGATTTGCTTCACAAAGAAGGCCCAGCTGATGCAAAGGCTATCCAAACTCTCATAAACAAGTTGAAGGTCTCGGCATCTTTAGGg AAGGACTCAGAGGTGGAGAAATCTCAAACAAACTTCATGGTGCTTGTCCAGAATCTACTTAAAAATACTGCTGAGAGGAAGCGCTTCTTCCAG GAAGTTTTCCCCGTGCAGTACGGCACAAAGTTTGATACAGCGCTGCAGGCTCTGACTGCCGGTCTGGTGTGCAAGCTGGAGCAACTTCTTCCTGTTCCCAATCTCACCCAG CTTGGAGCCATGATCTCAACGGCCGCTGTCCTGGAGGCATGTGGAGGCTTCATCCCCACCCATGGGGACCTAAAGACTCTTCTCCTGCACCAGCAGGCCAAAGGACTCCTTGGTGTCAAAG CTACTATCTCGTCCTCTGTGGGCGACTGTGTGCTTTCTTCACTGGCCTTCAGACCCAAACCGGTAGAGCCACCTCCGCCCCCGCCACCACCACCGCCCCCGCCTCAACCACCAACAGAATCACCAAAGCAATTAGAAGCCACCCTTAACCAAACTAGCTTCAGTGACACAGAAGACATGGGAGTAATGTCAGATGACTCTGACAGCCCAGCAGCTCAAACTACCGAACCACAAAGTGAAGGGCAAAACAGTTCTGATGTTAGTGCCTCTAAGAATAAGAATATTGAAACAACAGCTCAGAGCAACAAATCAGTGCAAGAGAAGAGTTCTACACAGGAGCAGTCTGCAACAACTgtaaaaaacagagaggaaggaacACCTAATAAACCTGAAGGGCAGCGTGTCCCCGATTTAAAATCAATCCCGTTGCGGGTTGTCAAAGTTCCGATCAAAACCGTTCCCTTACAGAAAGCAACAGATGGCCAAAAGCCCCAGACTCAGCGAGTCACTCTGCACCAGTGGGTGTCTCAGATCGCCActaactctctctcactccccgcCCTGCCGCCGCTTCCTCCACCTAAATACGGCCTCGAGGATGACATTAGACCGAGCATAAGAAGAAAGAAGCAAAtcagacctccagctgacagatTTGCCTGCAACGTGTGTGACAAGAGCTTCCCATATCAGTCCAAGCTAATGGACCATGAGCGAATTCACACAGGCGAGAAGCCGTTTGTGTGCACGGCATGCAACAAAAGTTTCAGAACCCAGGCATTCCTGAACAACCACCTGAAGACCCACAACGCGGTGCGTCCGTACGCATGTGGCCAGTGCGGCAAGTGCTTCACCAAACTGCAGAGCTTGACCAAGCACATGCTGGCCCACAGCGGCCAAAAGCCCTTCTACTGTGAAATCTGCAACAAGGGCTTCACGCAGTCCACCTACTTCAAACGACACATGGAGTGCCACACCAGCGAAATGACGTTCCCCTGCAAGCAGTGCGACAAATGCTTCCCAACGGCTTTCAAGCTGTCCAACCATGAGCGCTGGCACACCAGAGATCGCCCTCACATGTGTGAGCGCTGCGGGAAGAGATTCCTCGTCCCCAGCCTGTTGAAGAGACACATGGGCTATCACATCGGCGACCGCCAGTATCTCTGCTCCCAGTGCGGGAAGACCTTTGTCTATTTGTCCGACCTGAAGAGGCACCAGCAAGACCACGTGCCCAAAGCTAAGATCCCCTGCCCGGTTTGCCAGAAGAAGTTCTCCAGCAAGTACTGCCTGAGGGTTCATATGAGGATCCACACCAGAGAGCGCCCCTACCACTGCTCTATTTGCGAGAAGACCTTCACTCAGGTAGGCAATCTGAAGGTCCACATCAGGTTACACACCAACGAGCGTCCATTCAGCTGCGACGTGTGCGGGAAGACCTACAAGTTGGCCTCCCATCTCAACGTCCACAAAAGGACTCACACGTGCAAGAAGCCCTGGACATGCGACACCTGCGGAAAGGGATTCTCCGTGCCCGGCCTCCTCAAGAAGCACGAGCAGTTGCACACAAGGGATGCTAACCCCGATTTCTCTGGTAAGCGCAGACACAGGGGTAAGCACAAGAAGCACCCCCTCAAGAGGAAGTATGACGAGGAAGACGAAGGCAGTGATGATTATTGA
- the si:dkey-14d8.1 gene encoding zinc finger protein 892 isoform X2 has translation MEKRSDTSGAIPLASLRLMTSPLQLTYSFMWQVIRQRNVKLYGKVEEFVTMVTQTVPELMGFKQTAQLLLGLRARIILDLLHKEGPADAKAIQTLINKLKVSASLGDSEVEKSQTNFMVLVQNLLKNTAERKRFFQEVFPVQYGTKFDTALQALTAGLVCKLEQLLPVPNLTQLGAMISTAAVLEACGGFIPTHGDLKTLLLHQQAKGLLGVKATISSSVGDCVLSSLAFRPKPVEPPPPPPPPPPPPQPPTESPKQLEATLNQTSFSDTEDMGVMSDDSDSPAAQTTEPQSEGQNSSDVSASKNKNIETTAQSNKSVQEKSSTQEQSATTVKNREEGTPNKPEGQRVPDLKSIPLRVVKVPIKTVPLQKATDGQKPQTQRVTLHQWVSQIATNSLSLPALPPLPPPKYGLEDDIRPSIRRKKQIRPPADRFACNVCDKSFPYQSKLMDHERIHTGEKPFVCTACNKSFRTQAFLNNHLKTHNAVRPYACGQCGKCFTKLQSLTKHMLAHSGQKPFYCEICNKGFTQSTYFKRHMECHTSEMTFPCKQCDKCFPTAFKLSNHERWHTRDRPHMCERCGKRFLVPSLLKRHMGYHIGDRQYLCSQCGKTFVYLSDLKRHQQDHVPKAKIPCPVCQKKFSSKYCLRVHMRIHTRERPYHCSICEKTFTQVGNLKVHIRLHTNERPFSCDVCGKTYKLASHLNVHKRTHTCKKPWTCDTCGKGFSVPGLLKKHEQLHTRDANPDFSGKRRHRGKHKKHPLKRKYDEEDEGSDDY, from the exons ATGGAGAAACGCTCTGATACTTCAG GTGCCATCCCCCTGGCCTCCCTCCGCTTGATGACCTCCCCTCTGCAGCTGACTTACTCGTTCATGTGGCAGGTCATACGGCAGAGAAACGTGAAGCTGTACGGCAAAGTGGAGGAGTTTGTGACCATGGTGACGCAGACTGTTCCGGAGCTCATGGGCTTCAAGCAGACtgcccagctcctcctgggtTTGAGAGCAAGG ATCATTTTGGATTTGCTTCACAAAGAAGGCCCAGCTGATGCAAAGGCTATCCAAACTCTCATAAACAAGTTGAAGGTCTCGGCATCTTTAGGg GACTCAGAGGTGGAGAAATCTCAAACAAACTTCATGGTGCTTGTCCAGAATCTACTTAAAAATACTGCTGAGAGGAAGCGCTTCTTCCAG GAAGTTTTCCCCGTGCAGTACGGCACAAAGTTTGATACAGCGCTGCAGGCTCTGACTGCCGGTCTGGTGTGCAAGCTGGAGCAACTTCTTCCTGTTCCCAATCTCACCCAG CTTGGAGCCATGATCTCAACGGCCGCTGTCCTGGAGGCATGTGGAGGCTTCATCCCCACCCATGGGGACCTAAAGACTCTTCTCCTGCACCAGCAGGCCAAAGGACTCCTTGGTGTCAAAG CTACTATCTCGTCCTCTGTGGGCGACTGTGTGCTTTCTTCACTGGCCTTCAGACCCAAACCGGTAGAGCCACCTCCGCCCCCGCCACCACCACCGCCCCCGCCTCAACCACCAACAGAATCACCAAAGCAATTAGAAGCCACCCTTAACCAAACTAGCTTCAGTGACACAGAAGACATGGGAGTAATGTCAGATGACTCTGACAGCCCAGCAGCTCAAACTACCGAACCACAAAGTGAAGGGCAAAACAGTTCTGATGTTAGTGCCTCTAAGAATAAGAATATTGAAACAACAGCTCAGAGCAACAAATCAGTGCAAGAGAAGAGTTCTACACAGGAGCAGTCTGCAACAACTgtaaaaaacagagaggaaggaacACCTAATAAACCTGAAGGGCAGCGTGTCCCCGATTTAAAATCAATCCCGTTGCGGGTTGTCAAAGTTCCGATCAAAACCGTTCCCTTACAGAAAGCAACAGATGGCCAAAAGCCCCAGACTCAGCGAGTCACTCTGCACCAGTGGGTGTCTCAGATCGCCActaactctctctcactccccgcCCTGCCGCCGCTTCCTCCACCTAAATACGGCCTCGAGGATGACATTAGACCGAGCATAAGAAGAAAGAAGCAAAtcagacctccagctgacagatTTGCCTGCAACGTGTGTGACAAGAGCTTCCCATATCAGTCCAAGCTAATGGACCATGAGCGAATTCACACAGGCGAGAAGCCGTTTGTGTGCACGGCATGCAACAAAAGTTTCAGAACCCAGGCATTCCTGAACAACCACCTGAAGACCCACAACGCGGTGCGTCCGTACGCATGTGGCCAGTGCGGCAAGTGCTTCACCAAACTGCAGAGCTTGACCAAGCACATGCTGGCCCACAGCGGCCAAAAGCCCTTCTACTGTGAAATCTGCAACAAGGGCTTCACGCAGTCCACCTACTTCAAACGACACATGGAGTGCCACACCAGCGAAATGACGTTCCCCTGCAAGCAGTGCGACAAATGCTTCCCAACGGCTTTCAAGCTGTCCAACCATGAGCGCTGGCACACCAGAGATCGCCCTCACATGTGTGAGCGCTGCGGGAAGAGATTCCTCGTCCCCAGCCTGTTGAAGAGACACATGGGCTATCACATCGGCGACCGCCAGTATCTCTGCTCCCAGTGCGGGAAGACCTTTGTCTATTTGTCCGACCTGAAGAGGCACCAGCAAGACCACGTGCCCAAAGCTAAGATCCCCTGCCCGGTTTGCCAGAAGAAGTTCTCCAGCAAGTACTGCCTGAGGGTTCATATGAGGATCCACACCAGAGAGCGCCCCTACCACTGCTCTATTTGCGAGAAGACCTTCACTCAGGTAGGCAATCTGAAGGTCCACATCAGGTTACACACCAACGAGCGTCCATTCAGCTGCGACGTGTGCGGGAAGACCTACAAGTTGGCCTCCCATCTCAACGTCCACAAAAGGACTCACACGTGCAAGAAGCCCTGGACATGCGACACCTGCGGAAAGGGATTCTCCGTGCCCGGCCTCCTCAAGAAGCACGAGCAGTTGCACACAAGGGATGCTAACCCCGATTTCTCTGGTAAGCGCAGACACAGGGGTAAGCACAAGAAGCACCCCCTCAAGAGGAAGTATGACGAGGAAGACGAAGGCAGTGATGATTATTGA